In Panacibacter ginsenosidivorans, the following proteins share a genomic window:
- a CDS encoding RNA recognition motif domain-containing protein, with protein MNIYVSNLSFAVQDEDLRGFFEEYGEVSSAKVIMDKFTNRSRGFGFVEMPSNESAQKAIKELDGATVDGRAIRVNEAKPREDRPKKSFSNSGSNRW; from the coding sequence ATGAACATTTATGTTTCAAATTTAAGCTTCGCTGTACAGGACGAAGACTTAAGGGGTTTCTTTGAAGAATACGGCGAAGTTTCTTCAGCAAAAGTTATTATGGACAAATTTACAAACCGCAGCCGTGGCTTTGGTTTCGTAGAAATGCCCAGCAATGAATCAGCTCAGAAAGCTATCAAAGAACTGGATGGCGCTACTGTTGATGGTCGCGCAATCAGGGTTAACGAAGCAAAACCAAGAGAAGACAGACCAAAAAAGTCTTTTTCTAACTCAGGTAGCAATCGTTGGTAG
- a CDS encoding agmatine deiminase family protein, which yields MSATPKELGYHFPAEFTKHEATWLSWPHKEASWPEKIHTIFPYYSQFIKELTKSEIVRINVADEKMKAFALEHIQNAGADISKIEFFMHPTNDAWCRDHGPAFLINKKEKKKAIVDWGYNAWGGKYPPYDLDDVIPTLIGNHFGLQVFYPGIIMEGGSVEFNGAGTVMTSTACLLNPNRNPHLTQSQIEEYLCNYYGMEQVLWVNEGIVGDDTDGHIDDTVRFTNEDTVITVIEQNKNDENYELLQHNLKQLKQMRLLNGKQLNIVELPMPDELVYNDQRLPCSYANFYIANHAVIVPTFRCSKDDKALQIIQSCFPGREVIGIDSTEIIWGLGSFHCLSQQEPAI from the coding sequence ATGAGTGCAACTCCGAAAGAACTAGGATATCATTTTCCTGCAGAATTTACAAAGCATGAAGCAACATGGTTATCATGGCCTCATAAAGAAGCATCATGGCCTGAAAAGATTCATACTATATTTCCTTATTATAGCCAGTTTATAAAAGAGCTTACTAAAAGTGAGATCGTTCGTATTAATGTTGCTGATGAAAAAATGAAAGCATTTGCATTGGAACATATTCAAAATGCAGGCGCCGATATTTCCAAAATAGAATTCTTTATGCATCCTACAAACGATGCATGGTGCAGGGATCATGGCCCTGCATTTTTGATTAATAAAAAAGAAAAAAAGAAAGCCATTGTTGACTGGGGTTATAATGCATGGGGTGGTAAATATCCACCGTATGATCTGGATGATGTAATTCCAACATTAATTGGTAACCACTTTGGTTTGCAGGTTTTTTATCCCGGAATAATTATGGAAGGCGGTTCTGTTGAATTTAATGGCGCAGGAACGGTAATGACTTCTACTGCATGCCTGTTGAATCCTAATCGCAATCCGCATCTTACGCAATCGCAGATAGAAGAATACCTCTGTAATTATTATGGTATGGAGCAAGTGCTTTGGGTGAATGAAGGTATTGTTGGTGATGATACAGATGGCCACATTGATGACACCGTCCGATTTACAAATGAAGACACGGTAATAACAGTTATTGAACAAAATAAAAATGACGAGAATTATGAATTGCTTCAGCACAATTTGAAACAGTTAAAGCAAATGCGTTTGCTGAATGGCAAACAACTAAACATTGTTGAACTACCAATGCCCGATGAATTGGTTTATAATGATCAGCGCCTGCCATGCTCTTATGCAAATTTTTATATTGCTAATCATGCCGTGATTGTTCCTACATTCCGTTGCTCAAAAGATGATAAGGCTTTACAGATTATTCAAAGTTGTTTTCCTGGTCGTGAAGTGATAGGTATAGATTCAACAGAAATTATCTGGGGCCTGGGAAGTTTTCATTGTTTAAGCCAACAGGAGCCTGCTATCTAA
- a CDS encoding carbon-nitrogen hydrolase, translating into MSKVKVGLVQMSCSADKAANLEKAIAKVWEAAKAGAQIVCLQELFTSLYFCDVEDYDNFKLAEPIPGPSTDALSKVAAELGIVIIASLFEKRTQGIYHNTTAVLDADGSYLGKYRKMHIPDDPAYYEKFYFTPGDLGYKIFKTKFATFGVLICWDQWYPEAARITSLMGAEILFYPTAIGWATSQDEETNTEQYNAWQTIQRSHAVANGVHVVSVNRVGFEQNGAMKFWGGSFVSNPFGSIIYKASHENEEVHVEEIDLAKTDRYRTHWPFLRDRRIDSYQPITKRFIDEEI; encoded by the coding sequence ATGAGTAAAGTAAAAGTGGGACTTGTGCAAATGAGTTGCTCTGCAGATAAAGCAGCTAACCTTGAAAAAGCAATTGCAAAAGTATGGGAAGCAGCAAAAGCAGGCGCGCAGATAGTTTGCCTGCAGGAATTATTTACATCACTCTATTTCTGCGATGTGGAAGACTACGATAATTTCAAATTGGCAGAGCCAATTCCCGGCCCTTCTACAGATGCATTGAGTAAAGTAGCAGCAGAACTTGGCATTGTCATCATTGCTTCATTGTTTGAGAAAAGAACACAAGGCATCTATCACAATACAACAGCAGTACTGGATGCAGATGGAAGTTATCTCGGCAAGTATCGTAAAATGCATATACCCGATGACCCTGCATACTACGAGAAATTTTATTTTACACCCGGTGATCTTGGCTATAAAATTTTCAAAACAAAATTTGCAACATTTGGTGTGTTGATCTGTTGGGATCAGTGGTATCCTGAAGCTGCAAGAATCACTTCATTGATGGGTGCTGAAATTTTATTTTATCCAACGGCCATTGGCTGGGCCACCTCACAGGATGAAGAAACAAACACAGAACAATACAATGCGTGGCAAACTATACAGCGCAGTCATGCAGTTGCTAATGGTGTGCATGTAGTAAGTGTAAACCGTGTTGGTTTTGAACAAAATGGTGCCATGAAATTCTGGGGCGGTTCATTTGTAAGCAACCCATTTGGAAGTATTATCTACAAAGCGTCTCATGAAAATGAAGAAGTGCATGTAGAGGAAATAGACCTTGCTAAAACAGACCGTTACAGAACCCATTGGCCATTCTTAAGAGACCGAAGAATTGATTCTTATCAACCGATTACAAAACGATTTATTGACGAAGAGATCTAA